ATACCTGGTCATTACAGGCGCAGTTTGGCGATAACTTCCCTAATCTCAATGATATCTTTCAGTTTGTTGGTGGTATCAACCTGCGCGAGATCCTGCCGCAACAGCTGGGCATCGTGACAGATATCAGGGTGTCCAGCCTGGGGTTTGCCTATAATTATAGTACCGCTGCTATCCGTTATATTTCTTTCCGGGCCAGGACATCAGACGGAACTTCATGGAAACTTGTGCCTGGTGTGGAAATCAGCCAGCTATCTTTTGGGATGTCTGTGGATCGTCCCATAGATATGAACAACCGTGTTACCATTGGTAACATTGGAGGTGTGTTTGGTATCGGTGATGGCAAGCTGAGTATCAATGCAGGTATGCCAGACATCATCATAGATGGCGGCCTGTTGCCGGATAGTCCGCCTGTTTCTGTGCAGTCCATACTGTCCGCGTATCTGGGGGATCAATATGCGGCTGCGTTGCCCACCGCTATCAAGGATACGGCAATCGCACTACTGACATTTAAATTAAACAGTATTGCCGGTGTATACAGCTTCGCGATGAAGGTAACTGCTGACTGGCAGATCCCATTGGCGGGTGTCAACATATTTACGATCACGGAACTGGGATGTGACATATCGGCTATTGTCGCACAGGCAGATAATTCCGGAAATGCCGTGACAGCAAAGGATACCAGTGTGACGGGCAGCTTCTCCGGTTCAATTGTGATCCTGCCAGACTCAGATAAGATCACACTTGTTGCTTCTGCTGCGTATAAAGGCAGCGACAAGGGCTGGACATTCACCGCTAAACAGACGACTGGTGAGGTAAGCCTGATCAGACTGTTTACCGCTTATCTTCCAGCTGACTGGAAGCCAGACCCCTCCCAGTTTGACATTACCATTAATGGTTTAGGCATTACGATTGAAACCGTGACCAACTCGTGGGAATTTACTGGTAAAACAGCGAAGCCGATCCATATACCAGGTATTAACCTGGACATCACCATGAACCTGTTATGTGGCTACAAGGCGGCAGGAACAGCTGTAGACGCTGCAGCCCTGCTACTCTCATCGGGCGTGTCTGATGTGGTGATACCTGTGCTGGAAGTAGATAATGAAGGCGTATTACAGGTAGCTGGTTACTATGGTGCTCTCAGTGCCACGATCAAATGGGAGAATATCGAACTGACTGTTTTCTATGATTTCAAACCTGACTATAAAGCCTATGGCATCCGCTGGTGGGTACTGGAAGGGAAGATCGTAGAGCAGGGGGGGAAACAGATCGCTACCCTGAGTTTCCGGGAATCCATCACCTTAGGGGCGATGGTGGAGAAAATGATCTCCTGGGCCACGGGTTCTTCGTACAGTCTGGCAGCTCCATGGAGCATACTGAATGCTATTTCACTGAATAACCTTTCCCTCGAATATAACTTTACGGATAAACAGGTCAGCTTTAACGTGAACATCGGCCCGATAGAAATGGGCTTCGCACGTATTGATGGTATCTCAGTGACTTATAAATCCAATCAGCCGGATCCGGAAGACAACGGTGTGATCGTTGAACTGAAAGGGTCCTTCCGCTGGCAGGATGACAAGAGTAAGCCACTCAGCTGGGATGCCGCCAGACCTGAGACAACACCTGCTCCGGAAGGACAGGGGAACAAATACCTGGACCTGCGACTGCTTGCCCTGGGACAGCATGTAACGCTGCCCTGCTTTTTGACAGCTGATACTGTTCAGAAAGCGATTGAGTGTATGAAGCAGTTGCCGGTACCAGATAAGAACAATATCACCATTCCTCCTGTAACGCTGGATGCGAACAGCTCCTGGCTGATAGGAATGGACTTTGGCGTATTACGTTTCGGTGGAGATGATACTGATAAGAAGCTGTCACTGGAGGATGCTGCATCAAAAGCTGGTTACCTGCTGACCATGCAGATCATCTTCAATGATCCGAATCTGTATGCGCTGCGGATCAAGCTGGACGGGGAATCGGCGAAGGTGTTCAAGGGACTGGATTTCCAGATCATGTATAAAAAGGTAAGTGATACCATCGGTTTGTATAAGGCAGAGATCACATTGCCCGACAAGATGCGTTTCATCAGAATGGGACAGGTCAATTTCACCCTGCCGGTATTTGGTATGGAGTACTATACCAACGGCGATTTTCAGGTGGATGTGGGCTTCCCCTGGAAGGAAGATTTCTCCCGTTCATTTACCTTCCAGACATTGATATGGACCCCGGTAGGTATCCCTATTCCAGTCATGGGATCGTTAGGCGTGTATTTCGGTAAATTGTCCAGCGCGACGACCAGCAGGGTGCCTGCGATTGATAATGGTACGTTTAATCCGGTACTGGTATTTGGTTTTGGTATACAGTTCGGATTGGGTTATACATTTGATATTGGCATTCTGAGGGCAGGCTTCAGCCTCACCATTGTGGCTATCCTGGAAGGGATACTCGCTAAATTCAATCCTTATCAGCTCACAGATGGCAGTGGCAGAACCGACCAGCTGGAAACATCTTATTACTTCTGGCTGAAGGGCACGGCTGGCATCATTGGTAAACTGTTTGGTACTGTAGATTTTGCTATCATCAAGGCAGATGTAAATATCGATATCCGTATACTGGCATCCTTCACCTTTGCGCCTTACGAGCCGATAGAACTGAACCTGACCGCATCCGTAAGTGTGTCCCTCTCCGTAAAGATCAACCTGGGTCTGTTTAAGATAAAGATCAGTTTCAGCTTCTCCGCGAAGATCTCCCAGACAGTCACTATCAAGGGTATCGGTGGTACTTCTCCATGGCATGTAGTGCCTTCCGGCAATGCGATGGTATTGGCATACCGCAGGGGGCGTGTCAGGGCATTACAGCTGCGTGAAGCATCAGCTATTACGGTCAACTGGAATAACCTGGCAGCACCGGCGGCCACTATCCCCCTCAAAGGTTATATGGGGCTCGGTCTGACAATGGCAGGTGATAATGCAGGTCAGTTGTCAGAACAGCTGCCCTGTTATGTGGCCATGATGTTTATCGACTCTGTTGAGGGACCACAGGAAGACCGCACCAGTGCACGCCTGAAGGCATTCACGGATACACCAGATACTTCTTTTGAAGCACTTGCGAAAATGATCCTGCGCTGGGTGGCAGCCGCTCTGCAATCACAGCCGGTTACACCCGGTCAGGCAGACCAGGTGATCATCAGGGAAGATCAGCTCACGCAGTTGCTCGCTGTGTTAAATGATCCGGAAGGGGCAGGTATATTTACCAACGCCCAGATCAACGCCTTCATGACTAATCAGTTCAGTATGCAGGTGGCTGGTCCGGATACAGACCAGCAGGTGACAGGCGCTTACTTCCCGCTGGCGCCGGATGTCAGTCTGTCAATGGCTGCATATGGCAGCAGTTATCCTGCCCTGTCATACACACTGGGAGGCTATAATAATACCTCGGAAGATTACAGGAAGTTCCTCCGTGAATACTTTGAGCAACTGGCCGTATATGCGTCTCAGCAAACAGCTGCTGACGGTCGGCAATTCTCATTGCAGGATGATAGTAGCGAATCGCTCGGCAGCTTTGTCTTCAATGATTACTTTGTTATGATCTCGAGACAACTGGTGCAGACAGCACTGGATGCCCTGAAAGAGTTCAAGTATTTCGTTCAGGCAAATGATACGCCTGCACAGATCGTTAATACCGTTAATGCTGGTGCAAACCTCTCTGGTGGTGCTGCTTACTCCGTAGCGGAACTGTTTGCGGACAATAGCGCTGCGGCATTGACGGCAGGTAGTAAACTCAGTATGCAGGGCGCTTCCTGGATCGTACAGGCCAATGATACGTTCAACAGTATCGCAGCCAATACACTGTTTGGTGGTGCTTTCAATGGTGCGGCGCTGGCTGCACGTAATGCCGCGATGCAGCATACCCTGAACACTGGTATTACAATCAATTATCCGGACAAAACAGCTTATACTACGCAACCAGGAGAATCGCTGGATGATGTGGCAGCAGCGATAGGAGTCAGCACGAGCGATCTGATTGCCAATGGCGGTGTTGCGTCACTTGCCAATCTGCCGCTCCCGGTAGCGACATTGGCTTTACCTGACTTTGTGTACACTACAATAGAGGGGGATACACTACAAAGCATTGCGGCTAAATTACACCTGGCAGAAGAACTGCTGGCAGTGCCTGATAGCAATAGTAAAGTCACTAACCTGTTTGCTGGGGAGACACTTGACATCGCTAACCTGACCCAATATAAGGTTGGTGAACTGATAAAGGAAATGCAGGCTACACAGGGACTGCAACACCTGTCAGGTATGACCTCCCGTTACTATATGGCAGGGCTGCGTTTGCCAACAGATGGCATCTCTCCGTTGCAGAAAGGTATGTGGGTAACCGGTACCTCAGTTAATGACTATAAACTGCCGCCATTCGCAGGTCTTTATGCGCTTACTGGTCAGCAGTTCCCGGTACCGGCGTTAAACACAACAGATACATTTAATGTCACCATAGGTAACGGCGGTCTCGGATGGCTCACCTTCACCGGCGCCGATCCGGCTAACCTGACAATTGCTGTTGCACCAGGCAGTGATAGTGCCAACCAGATTACACTGGTCAAGGCATATGCGACCAGTAACAGGCTGGACACCGGTATGAGTTTCCTGGGTATGAACGGCATGTTCAACACCAAACCGGCTACTTATTCATTCTCTACACAGGTGGACTGGAGCGCTGCTTCTGTTTTTGCTATGCCATATAGCGGTGCCACTACGGGTACGCCAGGTATGCAGTTATGGATGTTACCAGACAACCTGCTACAGTTGCCTGATCCGGGGACACGTATGGTCAATCCGCGTATTATCGCGAAAGTTGGAACCTACCAGGAAGCTGTCAGGGGGATGGTCAGCCGCGATCTGCAGAATTACGGGTATGCTTCATTGGTAGCGTTCACAATTAAAAAGGTGCCGGTGGTGCTCACCAGTCCATCGACCCTGACGATCTATGAAGTAATGGGAGCCGATGGCAACAGTGCTAATATACTGGAACGTATAGTCAGTGAAGTGGGTAATGATGTTAGTATGATCCAGTCGCTGATCCTGGCTTACCAGGCAGATGCGACCAGTACGACCACCAGCGGTATTCAGACAGACAATGCTGCCGCCCTCACAATGGGACTGGCACAGGTGAACCTGTCTACCGAGACCAGGCCGGACATGACAATGGTAAGCAGTCGTGCGTTACAGCTGGATGAAAGTACTGGTATGACGTTGCTGAATGACAAAACTACCTTCATACGACTGTTATGGGAAGCAGCGATCACCCGCTCGGGAGGTTATTTCCTCTATTATTTTAACAGCGATAACAACGGTGGGTTACCCGACAGGATCTTCAATGACAAAGATGAGGCGCTGGTATCCCTGGTTGTACTATATGCTAAACCAGCAGAACAGGCATTACAGGATACGGTGACCGGATATATGAATGCGCTGGTCACTACGGAGACATTTGATCCGCAGAAATCAACACTGTTTGGAGAAGCAACTCCACTGGAAAATCTGACGGTTCCGGCAGATGCGACGCAGACACTCTCCAGTCTCGCTTATGCATATTATGGTAATGTGGCGGAAGTAGCAGCAGATAATGCAGGACTGCAACTGAGGAAGGGACTGACCATTAACGTGGCAGAAGGTGTCTACGAGGCAGGACCGGCAGCACCCGGTGGAGACCTGAATGCTATTGCCAGTTATTTTGGTACAACTGCACAGGCTATTCAAAGCAGTAATCCACAGCAGACAAGCTGGCCGGTAAAACAGTTCACATCGATCTATCTGCCAGCGCTGACAGTCAGTTCGAATGACTACAATACCTTAGGTGCGATTGCGAAAAAATACGGGTTATCGCTCACGGCGCTGGCTAATCAGAACAAGGATCTGCAGGGTATTTTCAGCGATGGACAACAGATCGCGATCAGTGGTGGTCCTGTAGAAATAGCGGCTACCGTACCTCAGGGCAATATCACCTGGGAAGCAGTACGTCAGCAGCCAGCGGCTATCCCGGATAAACCCGAAGGGGCGGACTATGGAAAGGTCTTCCTGCAGAATATGTATAGCCTGTTGTCTTACCAGGTCTATGGCAATGCATTCTTTAATGAAAGTAAACTGGGGCTACCAGCTAATCCAACCACTGAACCGGAAGACAACAACAGTCTCTCTAAAATGAATGTACCCAGAACGCTGGAGACAGGAGACGACTGGATATTCCGCGTAGCGGTGCCTTATACCCGCTTTGTAACCGCCAGTCCGGGTGTCGCCACCGGGTTATTACCTGATCCGGCGCAGAGTCCTTATAGCGGGTTAGGCAATCTGCTACAGGTGCAGTTCGCATGGCAGGACCTCTACGGTAACCGCCTGATCACAGACCTGTCTGATCCGCAGGCAGGAGACATTACACCGCTCAATATGCCGCCAGTGATCACTGGTTACAGTGATGCGCTCATCCCGCTGAATCAATGGCCGTCAATAGCCGCTGTTTATAGTGTAGACAAGTATACCACGCCGCAGCTGAATGTATCATTCAGATTTGATCCCACTGTGTATG
The DNA window shown above is from Chitinophaga agri and carries:
- a CDS encoding LysM peptidoglycan-binding domain-containing protein; this translates as MSHNFSSSNPMDIAAQLNRISMVSDGANEDSFQAEKTDTINYLNKQQEIRALVVGSQNFGHLAATVGLINRMASLSDDVLYSICLYYADNWQGETEIKIVIDALQVLLPQFKELNTEFKVISAQNTNRVRVIDIVRDIPSAIELGFTGGCDDGERSDLNDGIKAMQVDYFLKLQPYYWHLGADECMRLITNKEKTVSLDDYYEDEGINFHRLAYYKASAVLTDFDRQVIADSKYASKLEVALYLTQRTQAAQLNLCAVYGIETYTAPEVALYNISAGILETQSEGAGGAKQSLPCVVLLFQEITAAGWNIFTTLVSDPSSPALADEDRASATFLSWHKKRNVSANVSVLGGPDNYPDLGTVTAAVNQLHAGQVLVIYFGNVPQTLYDYLYSSSTYPTVFEGQATASTVFNFGKPFFKYSKGQEDVTTDYPTVDNIDNDGEAGADAQNSRRIASGLFTASPATWISRKVKKKQQHEIFPVSGISSINRQAFDDEDDGYFDEIGDYFHDEENDKFLYGMSALLTLKENDFVFTTDEALKLQAAAGNEKLLEFYKKIEGQSTVDLTAALGSGFCYDWFSKVSLKGTLTVNDAVAAINGDNTLVTLSGKTSSFLIPGLGVAFKFTESKEQLLAVMTMTFDAGSFSLPKVPWLQFPGTTTCEMNLDPTATVPAKGTFTVTVTAGVTTTMQLKIPSDPNTWSLQAQFGDNFPNLNDIFQFVGGINLREILPQQLGIVTDIRVSSLGFAYNYSTAAIRYISFRARTSDGTSWKLVPGVEISQLSFGMSVDRPIDMNNRVTIGNIGGVFGIGDGKLSINAGMPDIIIDGGLLPDSPPVSVQSILSAYLGDQYAAALPTAIKDTAIALLTFKLNSIAGVYSFAMKVTADWQIPLAGVNIFTITELGCDISAIVAQADNSGNAVTAKDTSVTGSFSGSIVILPDSDKITLVASAAYKGSDKGWTFTAKQTTGEVSLIRLFTAYLPADWKPDPSQFDITINGLGITIETVTNSWEFTGKTAKPIHIPGINLDITMNLLCGYKAAGTAVDAAALLLSSGVSDVVIPVLEVDNEGVLQVAGYYGALSATIKWENIELTVFYDFKPDYKAYGIRWWVLEGKIVEQGGKQIATLSFRESITLGAMVEKMISWATGSSYSLAAPWSILNAISLNNLSLEYNFTDKQVSFNVNIGPIEMGFARIDGISVTYKSNQPDPEDNGVIVELKGSFRWQDDKSKPLSWDAARPETTPAPEGQGNKYLDLRLLALGQHVTLPCFLTADTVQKAIECMKQLPVPDKNNITIPPVTLDANSSWLIGMDFGVLRFGGDDTDKKLSLEDAASKAGYLLTMQIIFNDPNLYALRIKLDGESAKVFKGLDFQIMYKKVSDTIGLYKAEITLPDKMRFIRMGQVNFTLPVFGMEYYTNGDFQVDVGFPWKEDFSRSFTFQTLIWTPVGIPIPVMGSLGVYFGKLSSATTSRVPAIDNGTFNPVLVFGFGIQFGLGYTFDIGILRAGFSLTIVAILEGILAKFNPYQLTDGSGRTDQLETSYYFWLKGTAGIIGKLFGTVDFAIIKADVNIDIRILASFTFAPYEPIELNLTASVSVSLSVKINLGLFKIKISFSFSAKISQTVTIKGIGGTSPWHVVPSGNAMVLAYRRGRVRALQLREASAITVNWNNLAAPAATIPLKGYMGLGLTMAGDNAGQLSEQLPCYVAMMFIDSVEGPQEDRTSARLKAFTDTPDTSFEALAKMILRWVAAALQSQPVTPGQADQVIIREDQLTQLLAVLNDPEGAGIFTNAQINAFMTNQFSMQVAGPDTDQQVTGAYFPLAPDVSLSMAAYGSSYPALSYTLGGYNNTSEDYRKFLREYFEQLAVYASQQTAADGRQFSLQDDSSESLGSFVFNDYFVMISRQLVQTALDALKEFKYFVQANDTPAQIVNTVNAGANLSGGAAYSVAELFADNSAAALTAGSKLSMQGASWIVQANDTFNSIAANTLFGGAFNGAALAARNAAMQHTLNTGITINYPDKTAYTTQPGESLDDVAAAIGVSTSDLIANGGVASLANLPLPVATLALPDFVYTTIEGDTLQSIAAKLHLAEELLAVPDSNSKVTNLFAGETLDIANLTQYKVGELIKEMQATQGLQHLSGMTSRYYMAGLRLPTDGISPLQKGMWVTGTSVNDYKLPPFAGLYALTGQQFPVPALNTTDTFNVTIGNGGLGWLTFTGADPANLTIAVAPGSDSANQITLVKAYATSNRLDTGMSFLGMNGMFNTKPATYSFSTQVDWSAASVFAMPYSGATTGTPGMQLWMLPDNLLQLPDPGTRMVNPRIIAKVGTYQEAVRGMVSRDLQNYGYASLVAFTIKKVPVVLTSPSTLTIYEVMGADGNSANILERIVSEVGNDVSMIQSLILAYQADATSTTTSGIQTDNAAALTMGLAQVNLSTETRPDMTMVSSRALQLDESTGMTLLNDKTTFIRLLWEAAITRSGGYFLYYFNSDNNGGLPDRIFNDKDEALVSLVVLYAKPAEQALQDTVTGYMNALVTTETFDPQKSTLFGEATPLENLTVPADATQTLSSLAYAYYGNVAEVAADNAGLQLRKGLTINVAEGVYEAGPAAPGGDLNAIASYFGTTAQAIQSSNPQQTSWPVKQFTSIYLPALTVSSNDYNTLGAIAKKYGLSLTALANQNKDLQGIFSDGQQIAISGGPVEIAATVPQGNITWEAVRQQPAAIPDKPEGADYGKVFLQNMYSLLSYQVYGNAFFNESKLGLPANPTTEPEDNNSLSKMNVPRTLETGDDWIFRVAVPYTRFVTASPGVATGLLPDPAQSPYSGLGNLLQVQFAWQDLYGNRLITDLSDPQAGDITPLNMPPVITGYSDALIPLNQWPSIAAVYSVDKYTTPQLNVSFRFDPTVYDGLIAVTAIDSITINALFTVTLDKDSANTAANYTIDQGVTVSAAVLQPDNRTVKLTVSQLPDNGEVTVNISNIYNTDKSLTFQGYAAFNQTEGLNKPSSSVIDKAAGDLITYTQVWYQLTDSYGVDFKVATTLVTESYQLSQAQVNSLVQEWIASVWQFVNSRAQGLTTVTTPIGQHDITFDIDITKLNQEEMWRLDTGFTIERSRGVVMGDLETAGNIRSVTTVLTPFAGAAGDTASALNSFVDNFEAALEQPGNYRLEVATGVDREAALSGAPGNQLWVVRTGLKKETAINYYINDQQPVSIFAPRPVSTQLQSRTGVPIWNFDPVKGISFDGQPDRTLDFSGIDMDQWAQYLFGVLDNVLTSSFVAPVQLVDQHMGTAYFQTMLDNKRALADIIREWMTFVFADESGQLADIQEAFKQQLLVRLTNAYTVKAGVQYTAVVNAGDFRLFFAGVDKTKPNLVNLVFTSDISPETASNAANYSISGGLNVTAVIADVNNPQIVTLQLSGNVVPDVTVVTIKSTFSSAGGSTIQPPLSMTAVYGAAATPELFGNISQNFRLLAAVPAKEDLQLLLYFSGVPDATVVTNTDKYQVSGLTVTKAVQDPDNQQIVILTVSGEPVAGTTTVGVTPPYYDASGVMLRPVSGLIVTATADVSHRTEGISLTSARVSLKNSDNVPLPFLVSAPQLVRNDDGAVLSWIDLDTSYEVSAIEHQIAYLPDIADYRASSWLNFADRPESLQTDLGPVKVPMILRAYPTPPSMDKQTGDYLVKADKSLSNILYWNYNINVSQTYHYPQDELNFTVLFNVTPDPAAKLFGLKDAFNELAEFVTVYPDVAKVFNDTLIKIDAKTTDQSVFDQSSTALRSFNEMIGRIITAAAGNNLKAFNMYASPWVTTVDPYVFKLTEGTGTVDVYTNILTVTLTGTPPAGIGIPTVLIPGYDTQVYGTPTADTFSYYFTANGIPLSAAVGQAIAPRVIQLPDLNLFARQNIQTSVEMKRNVDLVPGRQTADDFIYTTGETAFPDLFNPVLNYAAPVDIAAVSTGSDQKATLKAQLQSLFDVLLRYNSQELLSFMMTCSYNYQLNADMQGLGELQLPVVMQPLQTFNVDTKSVDTDYKTLVDMIDGWTGSIQTWFNEHKPDPMAGRLYFELSVFSNLDDNTPKPLLRLTGLYLDLLYISDVSTVFLKEGVL